TCGATGCCATGACGGGCGCCCACGCGGATCCGGCCGCGCAGGCCCGGGCGGCGCGGTGGATGGCCGAGCTGCGCGAAGCACGGATCGAGGCAGACCTGACGCAGCAGGCGGTTGCCGAGGCGCTGGGTGTGCGCGCGTCCTCGGTGACCGAGTGGGAGGGCGGCCGCCTGGCGTCGTGGGAGAACTTCTGCGCTTTCGGCCGCGAGATCGGCGTGCGGCTCGTCGTGCTCGACCGGGACGGGCGCAGGCGCGACGGGGCTGCGAATGTGGTGGCCGGCGAGCCGTGGGAGCGCACGGAACTCCGGCGGCTGGCCGTGGCGCTGCGTGCCGAGCGCGCCGCCATCGGGCTTAGCCGTGCGGCGGTGGCGGCTGAGATCGGTATCTCGCCGTGGTCCTTCGCGCACCTCGAGCGCGCCCAGCTCTCCCCGCGCTTGATCGTGCTCGCGTCCTGGGTCGGATCACTCAAATCCGACATTCAATGGCAGCCTATAGTTTGACGCCCTATTGCATCGGAAATACGGCTGATATCCTGTAGTCGAGCACTGATATCCGCACGTGTGCGACCGCAATTGCTGCTGCATATTGCACGACCGATGTTTCGTTCATGTGTGCGAATTTTTTACGGGAAATCGGAGTCGCGCAACTCGGTCTGGTCTTTTTTCCGATGTCAGAAGAGAAGGCGGGTCGCGACGCTGCGGCCCGTGAGGAGGGGTCGTGATCTTCCGCCTGCTCGGCCCGGTCGACGTGTGGGCGCGCGAGCGCAGCTACACGGTCGGCCAGGCGAAAGCCCAGACCATACTCGCGATCTTGCTGTTCGATGCCGGGCGGGCTTTGCCGGTCCAGACGCTCGCCGAGCGATTGTGGGACGAGGAGATGCCCGGCCGGGCCCGCGAGACGCTTCAGGTGTACATATCGAGACTGCGCAGCCGCCTGCGCGCGGCGGGCGACGCGGTCGGGGTCATCGTGAGCACGGCGGGCGGCGGATACCGTCTGAACGCCGAGCAGCACGAGATCGACACGCACCGCTACAACCAGTTGATCGTCAGTGCCAACTCCGCCGCAGGCGAGCACGATCTGCAACGCGCCCGAGGATTGCTCGTGCAGGCCGACTCGCTCTGGCGCGGCGAACCGCTCGAGGGACTGACCGGCAGATGGGCCGAGGCCGCACGCCAGGACCTGCTCGCGCGCCGCCGCTCCGGCCAACTCGCCCGCATCAGCCTGGACGTGCGCACCGAAAACCACCGAGATGAGGCGATCAGCGAGCTCGCCGCTTTCGTGCGCACCGGCCGGATCGACCAGAACGCCATCGAGATGCTCATGACCGCGCTCGCCTCGGCCGGACGCGAAGCCGAAGCCCTCGAGGCCTACCGCGCCGCCCGTCTGCGCATTCGCGAAGAACTCGGCGTCGAACCTCGCCGCGAACTCACGGCGCTGCATCAGTCCGTGCTACGCGGCGAGCCCCTCGCCATCAGAGACGCCGCCCGCGCGCCCGCGCGAACCGGACCGCTCGCACCCCGCACCCTCGACCGCGACCCGGCCAACCTCATCGGCCGCGACGAGGTCCTGCATGGACTGATGGCCACGGTGGCTGAGGAACTCGCCCGGCCGCAGGGGATCGCGCTGTACGCGATCGACGGGATGCCCGGGATCGGCAAGACCGCGCTCGCGCTGCGCGCCGCCCACCAACTCGCCCCGCGCTGCCCCGACGGGGCCTTGCAGGTCAGTTTTCGCACACACGACCCGCGCCAGAACCCGCTGGATTCCCGCACCGCGTTGGTGATGCTCCTTGAGGCGCTCGGCACCACAGTCGAGGAACTCGGGCGAGCCGCCTCACACGACGAACTCGCCGCGCTCTGGCGCCGCAGCACCCACAACCGACGCATATTGGTCTTCTTCGATGACGTGCGCGAGGCAGACCAGATCATCCCGCTGCTCCCGGTCAGTGCCGGCTCAATCATCCTGGTCACCTCCCGCCGGCCCCTCGTGAACTTTCCGGACGCACGGCACCTGACCTTGAGCGCACTCAACGACGTCGCCACCACCCGCCTGCTCACCCGCGTCGCCGATCGCCGCTTCCCCGGACAGACCCGCGACCTGCGCCGCTTTGCCGCACACTGTGGCGGCCTGCCGCTGGCCATCACCGTCGCCGCAGCCCACCTGCGCTCCCACCCGGCATGGTCCCTCTCCGACCTCGTCCAGCACCTGGAGAACCCGCCCCCGAACCCCTCCGATCACATCTCCGCTCCCGTCTACCGCGCCTTCGACCTGTCCTACCGGATGCTCAGCGCCGCACACCGCGCCCTGTTCTGGCTCGCCGCCCACCAGCCCACCCCCGATCTCGGCATCCACGCCGCCGCAGCGCTCGCGGACGTCGATACCACCACCGCGGACGTCTTGCTCGAAACACTGGTGCAGCAGCACCTGATCGAGGAGATCAGCCGCCACCGCTACCGCCTGCACGACCTGCTGCGTTCCTTCGCCGCCCACGAGCCGCCCGACGGACAAGACACCATCGAGATCGACGCCGCGCTCGAACGGATGACCGCCTTCTACCTCGCCACAGCCGCACACGCCGAACGCACCCTGCGCCCCACCCGACGCCTTCCCGCCCGCGTTCCCACCAGCCCGCTCGTCGCCGAGCTGGCAACCGACGCCCCCGCAGGAGCGCACCGGTGGCTCGAGACCGAGTCGGCCAACCTGCTCGCGCTCGCCGCGCACACCGACACCCCCGGCCACCGCCACGCCGGCATCCTCGCAGCCATCCTCGCCCCCTACTTCGACCGGCGCGGCCAGTGGCCCCAAGCCGTCGAGATCCTCACCCGCGCTCACCGCGCCCTGGCCGCAGCGGGAAACGGGCCCCCGGACGCCGACCTCGCCCAGCTCCTCGTGCACCTGACCGCCGCGCATGTGCGGACCGGAGCGTTCGGCGACGCGACCGACACGGCGACCTCGGCGCTGAACGCCTGGCGCGCGCTCCACGATGACCGCGGCGAAGCCGACGCACTGCTCGAACTCGGCCGCATCCACTGGCGCTCCGGGCGCCACGAAGACGCCGTGAGCGCCTACCGGGACAGTGACGAGCTCTACGCCAGACTCCTCCTGCCCCACGGCCGTGTCCTGGCCCACTACCACCGCGCCCTCGTCCTGTTCGATCAAAACCGCTTCATCGATGCCGTCAGTGCTGCCCGCCGTGCGCTCGAGATCGCCGATGACGGCGGAGACCCGGCCTTGGTCTGCGAGGTGTTGATCAATCTCGCCGAGCTCTATCAGCGCACCGGCCAGATCGAGCACGCTACCCGGTACCTTGAGCGCGCGCGCCGAGAAGGAGCCGCACGCACCGACCCGCAATGGCTCGCCGCCCTCGCCCTGAATACCGGCATCCTCGCCCACCGTGCCGGCGATGACACCGCAGCATGCGAATCCCTGAGCACCGCGCTCGATCTGTACCAAGCCCTCGGCGACTACGATTACCAACTCCAGAGCCTCACAGCTCTCGCCTCGGCGAACGCTACGGACAACGGCGCGCTCGCACAGACGTACCTGCGCCAGGCCGAACACCTGATTGCCGAACGCGGAGATCCGAAACAGCGTGCCCGCACCGAAATCACCGCCGCGCACATCGAAGCAACACAGGGTCGGCACAGCGAGGCCATTGCCCACCTGCGCACGGCCATAGACTTTTCTCGCAACGCGAACGCGCCGATCGAGGAGGCCGATGCCCGCGCGGCACTTGGCACCATCCTCGCCTACCGCGGTGAGAAGATCGCCGCACACCGCCAACACCGCCGAGCACAGGGCCTTTACCGGCTCCTCGGACACACCTATAGCGATAGCCCCGCCCCAGGCAACGTGCCGGACCGGCGGCACTCCCACAGTTGAACGGAAACCGCCACGCCGGCGTTCGAGGAGCGACGTACCTGGAGACGAGGGCGGCAAGGGACGAAACCGTGCCCACGAGCGTCCGTCGAGCGCACGTGGCCGTACCGCATGCGGCCGCGATCTCCGCACACTGGGCGAACAATGCCGGGAACCGGAAAGATCGGGAAAGGCCGTGTGGCCCGGCAGCAATAAATCCGAGGAGGCGCGGGGCAAGTACTGCGCCGGGCGCCACCCGCTCGACGCGCTGCTGATCGACTCCGGGACGCTGAACGCCCCGCTGACCGAAACCTGGCAGGCGTGGGTCTCGACCTGGTACGTCGGAAAACGCCCGGCAGGTTGGCGGTTCGCCGGCAACGGCGACCCGGAAGCCGAGTACGGCGCCGACGGGCAAGACTTGCGCGCCGGTACGGCGACGATATTCCAGGCGCTGCTGTCTGCATCGAGCGCCCGTGACGCCGCGACACACGGCTTGTACGACAAGAAGGCCGACGCCGCCGCGACGAAAGACTGGTACTGGTGGTGCGCCGATGCCGACGCACGCGAGCGGGTCGATATGCGCTCCGAGACCCCGGCTGCCGGGTCGGCGAAAGACACGGCGCTCAAGACGCGGGCGGGCCGTCCGTCGATTCAAAGCGGGTACGTCCGCGGCGCCACCGCCTTGGTCGTCCAGTTGATCGACTGCAGCATCACCGCCGTCGTGCGCCACCACGGCTGGCCCGAGTCGCTGCGCCTTCCTGCCGACTGGTTCGACAAGGCGCCGAGCGTGGGGGCGCGGATCGCCGGGGTCGAGATCCGGTCGGGTAAGACCCTTCACCGACTTCCTTGACTTCAGACGCGGCGCCAGCCCTCTTTCACGGTTGGCGCCGCGTCGTGGAGGCGAGGGCTCCGGCCGAGGATGCCGAGCCGATCAAGTTGGTGGCACGCCCCAGCGCAGAGCTGGCAAGATGGGGTGTCACCGTCTCGGCACCGACCGCAACGGTGCTGTGCCTTGGCGTGGGTCAAGGTGCCGAACGGATGAAGGGGAGGGGCCTCGTGACGCAGGGCCCGGATCGGCTGGCATCTCGCTGGACGCAGCTGGCTCAAAGTTCGTACTCCTGGGAGCAGGAGGGCCTCTCGCACATCCGCTCGTTCATGCCCGACGCCCCACCGTACCGGGCCGTCGCTCTGTTCAGCTTCACGGCATTGAGCGGGCGGATCAACGAGTGCGACCTGTTCATCGCCACGCCTGGCGGGCTCTACCTGGTTGAGCTCAAGGGCCACCCTGGCAGGATCACCAACCGGGGCGCGGACTGGACGTCCCGCTTCACCGGGTCCGACGGACGCGCGCACACCCTCCACCAGCACAATCCGCTCCACGCCACCGACCTGAAGTGCAAAGAGCTGCGTGATCGGCTCAAGAAGGCCGCGAAGCAGCTCCGGCTGAACATCCAGATTCCGTGGATCGAGCCCGCAGTCTTCCTCTCCTCGCCCGACCTTGAATCGCATCTGGACGAAGGCGAACGCATCAAGGTCTTCGGCCGCGACGACCGGAGCACCGGGTTGCCGAGGATCTGGGCCGATCTACTTGGTCGCGCGCCCCAATCGGTGCAAAGCCGTATCTCGGAGAGCTTCACCGACGAACTGCCGAAGCTGTTGCACCAGATCGGCGTCGCGGCGGCACGTGCTCACCTGAAGTTCGGGGACGACTGGCTCTTGGAGCCGAAGCCTCTCGACCAGGGCCCGACCTGGGAGGATCGGCTCGCTCGGCGTACGGGACTGGCCGACGAGCAAGGCAGGGTACGTATCTACCTCACGGAAGAGGACGCCAGCGAGCAGGCCCGCACCGCCGTCGTTCGGGCGGCAGAGCGTGAATACAACGTGCTGCAGGGACTGCGACACCGGGGTATCGCGGAAGCCTGGTACTGGTCTACACACAAGGCCGGACCCGCGATCCTGTTCCGGCACTCGGCCGAGGACCTGCGCCTAGACCGCTACCTGACGATCTACGAGGAACAGCTCGACTTCGAAACCCGGCTCGGCCTCGTGCGCCAGCTCGCCGAGGCTCTGCGCTACGCCCACCGCCGCTCGCTTTACCACCGAACCCTCGCGGCCCGCTCCATCTACGTCTCGGCCGGGCGCGAGGGCGCCCACCCGGTACTGCGGGTGATCGACTGGCAGACCGCAGCGCGCGACTTCTCCTCCACCGCGATGTCGCGGATCAAGTCGCTCGGTCGCGACGCTGTCACGGGCCGTCACCTGGCCGAAGGGGCTGGGATGTTCCTGGCACCGGAATTCTCTGCCGAGTACCCGGATCCGGCGGCACTCGACGTCTACGGGCTGGGCGCCGTCGGATACCTGATCCTGACCGGCCAGCCGCCGGCGCGCAGCGAGGGCGAGTTGTTGGCGCGGCTGGAGCAGGAGCAGGGATTGCACCCGGCTGCCCTCGTCGACGGGCTGGGCCAGGATGCGGATCAGTTGATCTACGACTCGACGCGGTTCAGCGCGGATGACCGCCTCGAGTCGGTGGACGAATTCCTCGACCGGCTCGCGGAGATCGAGCGCGGCCTCGGCGAGGAAGCGGTGGCCGCACAGGCACCGGTACGCTACGTCGACCCGCTCGAGGCGCGCCCGGGGGACTGGCTGGACGAGGAGTTGTTCGTCAAGCTGGAACTGGGCACAGGGGGGACCGGGAAGGTCCTGCTCGTCGAACGGTTGCGTGAAGATGACGAGGGTGAGGTGCAGATCTCCACGCACGTGCTGAAGGTGGCGCTGAACCAGACCGATGCGACCGACCGGCTGCGCGCCGAGGCGGATGCGCTGCGCAAGGTCGGCGGAGGTCAGATCGTTCGTCTGGTCAAGGGGCCGTTCGAGCTTCAGGAGCGGCGCACCGTGCTGCTGATGCAGTATGCGGGCGAGCGCACCTTGGGCCGCGAACTGCGTGAGAAGGGCCGGCTCCCGTACGTGCGGCTGCAGAACTTCTCCGACAACCTCTTCCATGCCCTGGGTGTGCTTGAGCGCGACGAGGTGGTGCACCGCGATATCAAGCCGGACAACCTTGGCGTATTCAAGATCCCGCGTAACGACGAGCGGGAGCTGCTGCTGTTCGACTTCTCTCTGTCCGACAGGCCCGCCACGGACCTGACCTCGGGCACGACCGGTTACCTGGATCCGTTTCTAAGCCCCCGGGGTGAGCGAACACGGTTCGACGCGCACGCCGAAAGGTACGCGGCAGCGGTGACGCTGCATCAGATGGCGTCGGGCGAGCGCCCTATCTGGGGTAACGGCGCAGTAGACCCCAAGTCCCTGACGGACGAGTACCCGACGATTTCCTCCGAGCAGTTCCTCGAGCCGCTGCGCGACGGACTGACCGAATTCTTCCGCAGGGCGCTCCACCGAGACGCGGACCGCAGGTTCGACAGCTGCGGGGAGATGTACCGGGCGTGGCGGCGGGTGTTCACCGAGGCCGAGCGCACGACCCCGCAGGTGGCCTCCGGCCAGGAACGCCCGAGCGGATCGGCGCAGGAGGTCGCTGCGCAGCGTGACGCCGCCGCGGCCGCCGCCGATCTCGCCGCAGCCCTCGACGTGGCAGGCCTGAGCCCAGCGGCGTTGGACGTGGCGCAGGCGCTGGGCGCTTCGACCGTGGGTGGGTTACTCGGCGTGCCGCAGCACTTGATCAATACGGAACGGGGCGCGGGCACGCTCGCCAAGCGAGAGCTGAACAAGCGCTACCGAGAGTGGGCAACGCGGCTGCGCGGCGCCCCACCCTCGATCGCAGAGGTCTCTGACACCCAGCCATCGGATGCGCAAGATACGGAGTCGCCGTCCGCTACGGCATCCGAGCGCAAGCCGGTCGATGTGATGGCACGCGACCTCGTCGATGCTCTCGGCGGGTCCAGGCACATCCCCGTGATGCGCGCCTTCCTCGGCCTGCCCGACCCGGATGCCGGGCAAAGTCCATCCGCGCTGCCGGCCCGGTGGCCGACCAACCGGGAAGCTGCACGGGCTGCCGGGCTGGCGGATGAGACCGCGGTCAACGCCGCGCTTCCACACGCGGTCCGGAAGTGGCGTGCCCTGCCGTGGATGGAGCAGGTCCGCAACGACATACACGACCTGCTGCTTCGGGCAGGGCGCGTGATGACGGCGGCCGAGCTCACTGCTGAACTGCGTGCCCAGGCCGGAGCAGGCACTGCCGACCGGGACCTGGCGCTGTGCTACGCCTCTGCCGTGGTCAGGGCCGGGTTGTGGGTGGAGAACGACCGGGAGGACTCGCGATTTGGCGAAACCCGACGTGACGGGATGGTATACGTCGCTATTGAGGCGTCGGCCGGATCATCCACGCCCCAACCGGCGATGGCGGATCTCGTCGGCTACGCCCACGAATTGGGGCGGTCCGCTGACCAGGCCGTAGGTAACGAACCGCTCCCAAGCGTGGCGGCGGTACGAGCGCTGTTGCGCGCGGTGCCGGTCGCCGAGCACCTAGCGCCGCTCAGCGAAGGACGCCTGGTCTCCCTGGCCGCTGCGGCGTCAAGGGAGGCGCATGCCTCGCCACGTGGCGATCTGTATCCGCGCCAACTGCCCTTGGACCGCGCCCTGCGCCTTTCCCAGGCTGCCGTTGGCGTGGGGCATGCGCCCGGTGTGACGGTGAACGACCTGCTCGCCCGCGTCCGTGTCCGGTTCCCGGAACTCGGCTTCGGTGACGTAACCTACACTCAGCTCGAGCAAGCGCTCAAGGACGCGGGCTACCCCCTGCATTACGACGTAGCTGCCCGAGTGTTCCGGGGTCCGCAGCGGTCGGCGCTCGCGGCCACCGCCACGCCCGGGCGCACCTCGACCAACCTCGCCGGAACGCCGGCGACCGCCCGGCACGCTGCGCTGCAGCGACTGGCCGAAGCTGTGGAGTTCGGCGGTTTCCGGGCGCTGACCGTGCACGTCGGACAGTTGCCCGGCGTAGCCACCGGGGTCGCGGCCAGGCACGCAGTGCATGCCATCGACGTCAACGCTTCCTTCCTGACCACGTTCCGCACGCTTGCCGAGGAGAAGGGACAGGACTGGGCCAAGGTGTTGCGCGTGGACGGGAGGCTGCGGGTCAGCAGCGAAGCTCTGGCACGCACGCAGGCGCCGAGCGCCTACGCCGGATACGTGACCGAGGTCTTCTCGCGCTTGCACGCGGCTTGGCGCGACGCGGCAGGCGGCCCTGCAGCGCATACGACATTGTTTCTGCACAACGCCGGGTTGCTGGCACGGTACTGGGATCTCGGCGGCCGGGAACTCCTGACGGAGCTTCAGCAGGTTGCACGGCGCGCAGGCACCTCGCCCCACGGCCTGTGGCTGCTCTGCGCCGCGGAAAACGCCGCGCGCACCCCTCAGCTCGACGGCAGGACGGTCGAGACAATTATCCCGGACGGTGAATGGATCGTGCTCGGCCGTGCCGCCGCCGAGGTGCTTCGCGGCGTGAACGAACCGCCGGCAGGAGACAATGAGGAGCCGCGCAAGAGCGGCGCGAACGAGTGACAACCGGCGAAAGGCGTGTTGTGGTGACCAGCGGGCATGGACGGGTCTCGGCTGTGAAAGCTCGCACTGCGGAGCTTCTTCGGGATCTCCAGCAGCAAGTCAGGCTGCTCGAGACGGACCTGGAGCGCCGCGCCGCGGACAAGCGAGAGCCGTTTGCCGCGCAACTGGCTGCCGAGCATGCAGAGGCTGTGGCCAGGCGGCGTGTCGATGACGGCTACACGGACTGGCTCGCCGAGCGGATTGCGCAGGTCGCCGCCGCCTGGGTACTCGGCTGTGTGTTCGTGCGCTTTGCGGAGGACAACGAACTGGTCGACGACGTCTACCTCGCCGGCCCCGGCGAACGGCTCGCGAAAGCAGAGCAGACGCACGAGAGCTACGTGCAGGCAAACCCGAACGACAACGACCGGGACTACCTGATCGCGGCGCTCGCGTACTTCAAGGACCAGTCGGACGCCACGAGGGCGATTCTCGATGAGAACCACAGCCCGATTTGGTCTATTACGCCGAGCTACGAGGCGGCGGATGCCCTGATCCGGTTCTGGCGTCGACGCGGCCCGGACGGCGAGATCGTGCACCGCTTCGATGGACGAGACGAGAATGGCCGGCTGGACACGCGCT
This genomic window from Actinospica robiniae DSM 44927 contains:
- a CDS encoding helix-turn-helix transcriptional regulator, whose translation is MTGAHADPAAQARAARWMAELREARIEADLTQQAVAEALGVRASSVTEWEGGRLASWENFCAFGREIGVRLVVLDRDGRRRDGAANVVAGEPWERTELRRLAVALRAERAAIGLSRAAVAAEIGISPWSFAHLERAQLSPRLIVLASWVGSLKSDIQWQPIV
- a CDS encoding AfsR/SARP family transcriptional regulator; protein product: MIFRLLGPVDVWARERSYTVGQAKAQTILAILLFDAGRALPVQTLAERLWDEEMPGRARETLQVYISRLRSRLRAAGDAVGVIVSTAGGGYRLNAEQHEIDTHRYNQLIVSANSAAGEHDLQRARGLLVQADSLWRGEPLEGLTGRWAEAARQDLLARRRSGQLARISLDVRTENHRDEAISELAAFVRTGRIDQNAIEMLMTALASAGREAEALEAYRAARLRIREELGVEPRRELTALHQSVLRGEPLAIRDAARAPARTGPLAPRTLDRDPANLIGRDEVLHGLMATVAEELARPQGIALYAIDGMPGIGKTALALRAAHQLAPRCPDGALQVSFRTHDPRQNPLDSRTALVMLLEALGTTVEELGRAASHDELAALWRRSTHNRRILVFFDDVREADQIIPLLPVSAGSIILVTSRRPLVNFPDARHLTLSALNDVATTRLLTRVADRRFPGQTRDLRRFAAHCGGLPLAITVAAAHLRSHPAWSLSDLVQHLENPPPNPSDHISAPVYRAFDLSYRMLSAAHRALFWLAAHQPTPDLGIHAAAALADVDTTTADVLLETLVQQHLIEEISRHRYRLHDLLRSFAAHEPPDGQDTIEIDAALERMTAFYLATAAHAERTLRPTRRLPARVPTSPLVAELATDAPAGAHRWLETESANLLALAAHTDTPGHRHAGILAAILAPYFDRRGQWPQAVEILTRAHRALAAAGNGPPDADLAQLLVHLTAAHVRTGAFGDATDTATSALNAWRALHDDRGEADALLELGRIHWRSGRHEDAVSAYRDSDELYARLLLPHGRVLAHYHRALVLFDQNRFIDAVSAARRALEIADDGGDPALVCEVLINLAELYQRTGQIEHATRYLERARREGAARTDPQWLAALALNTGILAHRAGDDTAACESLSTALDLYQALGDYDYQLQSLTALASANATDNGALAQTYLRQAEHLIAERGDPKQRARTEITAAHIEATQGRHSEAIAHLRTAIDFSRNANAPIEEADARAALGTILAYRGEKIAAHRQHRRAQGLYRLLGHTYSDSPAPGNVPDRRHSHS
- the pglW gene encoding BREX system serine/threonine kinase PglW, translating into MTQGPDRLASRWTQLAQSSYSWEQEGLSHIRSFMPDAPPYRAVALFSFTALSGRINECDLFIATPGGLYLVELKGHPGRITNRGADWTSRFTGSDGRAHTLHQHNPLHATDLKCKELRDRLKKAAKQLRLNIQIPWIEPAVFLSSPDLESHLDEGERIKVFGRDDRSTGLPRIWADLLGRAPQSVQSRISESFTDELPKLLHQIGVAAARAHLKFGDDWLLEPKPLDQGPTWEDRLARRTGLADEQGRVRIYLTEEDASEQARTAVVRAAEREYNVLQGLRHRGIAEAWYWSTHKAGPAILFRHSAEDLRLDRYLTIYEEQLDFETRLGLVRQLAEALRYAHRRSLYHRTLAARSIYVSAGREGAHPVLRVIDWQTAARDFSSTAMSRIKSLGRDAVTGRHLAEGAGMFLAPEFSAEYPDPAALDVYGLGAVGYLILTGQPPARSEGELLARLEQEQGLHPAALVDGLGQDADQLIYDSTRFSADDRLESVDEFLDRLAEIERGLGEEAVAAQAPVRYVDPLEARPGDWLDEELFVKLELGTGGTGKVLLVERLREDDEGEVQISTHVLKVALNQTDATDRLRAEADALRKVGGGQIVRLVKGPFELQERRTVLLMQYAGERTLGRELREKGRLPYVRLQNFSDNLFHALGVLERDEVVHRDIKPDNLGVFKIPRNDERELLLFDFSLSDRPATDLTSGTTGYLDPFLSPRGERTRFDAHAERYAAAVTLHQMASGERPIWGNGAVDPKSLTDEYPTISSEQFLEPLRDGLTEFFRRALHRDADRRFDSCGEMYRAWRRVFTEAERTTPQVASGQERPSGSAQEVAAQRDAAAAAADLAAALDVAGLSPAALDVAQALGASTVGGLLGVPQHLINTERGAGTLAKRELNKRYREWATRLRGAPPSIAEVSDTQPSDAQDTESPSATASERKPVDVMARDLVDALGGSRHIPVMRAFLGLPDPDAGQSPSALPARWPTNREAARAAGLADETAVNAALPHAVRKWRALPWMEQVRNDIHDLLLRAGRVMTAAELTAELRAQAGAGTADRDLALCYASAVVRAGLWVENDREDSRFGETRRDGMVYVAIEASAGSSTPQPAMADLVGYAHELGRSADQAVGNEPLPSVAAVRALLRAVPVAEHLAPLSEGRLVSLAAAASREAHASPRGDLYPRQLPLDRALRLSQAAVGVGHAPGVTVNDLLARVRVRFPELGFGDVTYTQLEQALKDAGYPLHYDVAARVFRGPQRSALAATATPGRTSTNLAGTPATARHAALQRLAEAVEFGGFRALTVHVGQLPGVATGVAARHAVHAIDVNASFLTTFRTLAEEKGQDWAKVLRVDGRLRVSSEALARTQAPSAYAGYVTEVFSRLHAAWRDAAGGPAAHTTLFLHNAGLLARYWDLGGRELLTELQQVARRAGTSPHGLWLLCAAENAARTPQLDGRTVETIIPDGEWIVLGRAAAEVLRGVNEPPAGDNEEPRKSGANE